A window of Costertonia aggregata contains these coding sequences:
- the accC gene encoding acetyl-CoA carboxylase biotin carboxylase subunit: MFKKILIANRGEIALRVIRTCKEMGIKTVAVYSKADEESLHVRFADEAVCIGPAPSSESYLKIPNIIAAAEITNADAIHPGYGFLSENSKFSKICAEHDIKFIGASGDHIDKMGDKATAKATMKAAGVPCVPGSDGLLKDVADAKKIAKKMGYPVMIKATAGGGGKGMRAVWKEEEMEDLYNSAVQESSAAFGNGAMYMEKLIEEPRHIEIQIVGDQYGKACHLSERDCSVQRRHQKLTEETPSPFMTDKLREDMGKAAVKAAEYIKYEGAGTVEFLVDKHRNFYFMEMNTRIQVEHPITEQVIDYDLIREQILVAGGVPISGKNYVPKLHSIECRINAEDPYNNFRPSPGKITTLHTPGGHGIRLDTHVYSGYTIPPNYDSMIAKLITTAQTREEAINKMKRALDEFVIEGIKTTIPFHRQLMDHPDYLAGNYTTAFMDDFQMDPLTEE; the protein is encoded by the coding sequence ATGTTTAAAAAAATACTGATTGCCAATAGAGGGGAAATCGCTTTGCGGGTTATACGTACTTGTAAGGAAATGGGCATAAAGACCGTTGCGGTCTACTCTAAGGCAGATGAAGAAAGCCTTCATGTACGTTTTGCCGATGAAGCTGTTTGTATAGGCCCGGCTCCCAGCAGTGAATCCTATTTAAAAATACCTAATATCATTGCAGCGGCCGAGATTACCAACGCCGATGCCATACACCCAGGATACGGATTTCTTTCCGAAAATTCCAAGTTCTCTAAAATATGTGCGGAACACGATATCAAATTTATCGGTGCATCCGGTGACCATATTGATAAAATGGGGGACAAGGCCACGGCCAAGGCAACCATGAAAGCTGCTGGAGTGCCTTGTGTACCAGGGTCTGACGGATTGTTGAAAGATGTAGCCGATGCCAAGAAAATAGCAAAGAAAATGGGCTACCCTGTAATGATCAAGGCTACTGCTGGCGGTGGTGGAAAAGGAATGCGTGCTGTTTGGAAAGAAGAAGAAATGGAAGACCTGTACAATAGTGCCGTACAGGAATCTTCGGCAGCCTTCGGTAATGGTGCCATGTACATGGAAAAGTTGATAGAAGAACCGCGTCATATCGAGATTCAAATCGTAGGGGACCAATATGGTAAGGCCTGTCATTTGTCCGAGAGGGATTGTTCCGTTCAAAGAAGACACCAAAAATTGACCGAGGAAACACCCTCCCCTTTTATGACCGATAAGCTTCGGGAAGATATGGGCAAGGCTGCCGTAAAGGCCGCCGAATATATAAAGTATGAAGGTGCCGGAACCGTAGAATTTTTGGTCGATAAGCATCGAAACTTCTATTTTATGGAGATGAACACCCGTATTCAGGTAGAACATCCCATTACCGAACAGGTGATAGATTATGATTTGATCAGGGAGCAAATATTGGTAGCTGGGGGTGTTCCCATCTCCGGAAAAAATTATGTGCCCAAGTTACATTCTATCGAATGTAGGATAAACGCAGAGGACCCATACAACAATTTTAGGCCCTCGCCCGGTAAGATAACCACATTGCATACGCCCGGTGGCCATGGAATACGGTTAGATACTCATGTATACAGTGGGTACACCATTCCGCCCAACTATGATTCCATGATTGCCAAATTGATTACGACTGCCCAAACAAGGGAAGAAGCGATAAATAAAATGAAAAGGGCCTTGGATGAATTCGTTATTGAAGGCATAAAGACCACGATACCCTTTCATAGGCAATTAATGGATCACCCGGACTACTTGGCGGGCAACTATACCACAGCATTTATGGATGATTTTCAGATGGATCCTTTAACCGAAGAGTAA
- a CDS encoding NAD(P)/FAD-dependent oxidoreductase — protein MQLSYWEYKTWFSDIDFTIVGSGITGLNCALQLRKNYPRAKIVLLEKGMLPQGASTKNAGFACFGSASELLSDLRTHTEEEVVHLVRQRWEGIQLLRKNLGDSIIDFQQHGGYELFLEKSSLYDDCISKLEYLNELLLPVFGKNVFEKRESSFGFRSIHKNTIFHTLEGQLDTGKMMSALLLKASRDNILLLNSITVTAYEEANTKVLIETDGFNFSTKKLFLATNGFSKRLINEKVRPARAQVLITKPIENLSIKGTFHLDEGYYYFRNIDNRILFGGGRNLNFDEENTFKFGLTDEIQESLEHILKKVILPNTAHEIDRRWSGIMGMGHQKKPIVKQVSENVFCGVRLGGMGIAIGSIIGKELAELVNK, from the coding sequence ATGCAGCTGAGTTATTGGGAATATAAAACATGGTTTTCAGATATTGATTTTACCATTGTAGGTAGTGGGATAACCGGGTTGAACTGTGCGTTACAACTTAGGAAAAACTACCCGAGAGCGAAAATCGTACTACTTGAAAAAGGGATGCTGCCCCAAGGGGCTAGTACAAAAAATGCAGGGTTTGCCTGCTTCGGCAGCGCTTCAGAACTACTATCTGACTTAAGAACCCATACCGAGGAAGAAGTTGTACATTTGGTACGGCAACGTTGGGAGGGCATTCAGCTATTGCGTAAAAACCTTGGTGATAGTATCATCGATTTTCAGCAACATGGCGGATACGAACTCTTTTTGGAAAAAAGTAGTTTGTACGATGATTGTATTTCCAAACTGGAATATCTCAATGAACTGTTGCTGCCTGTCTTTGGGAAAAATGTTTTTGAAAAAAGAGAAAGCTCGTTTGGATTTAGGAGCATTCACAAGAATACTATTTTTCATACTTTGGAAGGGCAATTGGATACGGGGAAAATGATGTCCGCTCTTTTGTTGAAAGCTTCCCGGGACAACATTTTGTTACTTAACTCGATAACCGTTACGGCATACGAAGAAGCCAACACAAAAGTGCTCATAGAAACCGATGGCTTTAACTTTTCAACAAAAAAATTGTTTTTGGCCACCAATGGGTTTTCCAAAAGATTGATCAATGAAAAAGTAAGACCGGCCAGGGCACAAGTGCTTATCACCAAACCTATTGAGAACTTATCTATTAAAGGTACCTTTCATTTGGATGAAGGTTATTACTATTTTAGGAATATTGATAATCGTATTCTTTTTGGTGGAGGGCGCAATTTGAATTTTGATGAGGAAAACACCTTCAAATTTGGTCTTACCGATGAAATTCAAGAAAGCCTGGAGCATATTTTGAAAAAAGTCATTTTGCCCAACACAGCTCATGAAATTGATAGAAGATGGAGTGGCATCATGGGGATGGGCCACCAAAAAAAGCCTATCGTTAAACAAGTGTCAGAAAATGTGTTTTGTGGGGTTCGTTTGGGTGGTATGGGTATTGCCATTGGCAGTATCATCGGGAAAGAATTGGCAGAATTGGTCAACAAATGA
- a CDS encoding GreA/GreB family elongation factor codes for MKNIKKQSVYNFCKDVVEQRIYRIQKNIKEVQESLGSETKSSAGDKHETGRAMLQLEREKLGQQLAEAEKMQRVLYKVPLESSSKIVGLGSLVQTENLAYYIAISAGEYNKDHTSVFCISAATPIGRSLMGKSVGDTIVWNTNVLKIVDIG; via the coding sequence ATGAAAAATATAAAAAAACAATCGGTATATAATTTTTGTAAAGATGTTGTTGAACAAAGAATATATCGCATTCAAAAAAATATAAAGGAAGTTCAAGAATCGTTGGGTTCCGAGACCAAAAGTAGTGCAGGGGACAAGCATGAGACCGGGCGCGCCATGTTGCAATTGGAACGTGAGAAATTGGGGCAACAGTTGGCAGAGGCCGAAAAAATGCAACGGGTATTGTACAAAGTGCCTTTGGAGAGTTCTTCGAAAATCGTGGGTTTGGGAAGTTTGGTGCAAACTGAGAATTTGGCCTATTATATCGCTATTTCTGCCGGAGAATATAATAAGGACCATACATCAGTTTTTTGTATCTCGGCAGCGACTCCCATAGGAAGGTCGTTAATGGGAAAATCTGTAGGTGATACTATTGTTTGGAATACGAACGTACTCAAAATAGTAGACATAGGGTAA
- a CDS encoding glycerate kinase gives MNVLVIPDKFKGSLTAKEVIKSITAGIAKAFSSAKIHSLVASDGGDGFLDAVSGNKVIAKMWVDTVDPLMRPIKAMYLLDSKSKSAYIEMARASGLELLTVQERNAMRTTTFGTGIQIKDAIQKGARRIYLGLGGSATNDGGIGLAKALGYSFLDNLGNTLEPIGSNLIKIAKIEKGSSYDTLNNIAFFAVNDVDNPLFGEHGAAYVYGPQKGVDRKQVQILDDGLVNLHKRAKEQLGHDNAHLPGSGAAGGTAYGLKTFFDADYISGIDFILKLGKVPDFLEKNKVDFIITGEGKIDAQTINGKLVKGVLGLGKTYGVPVIAVCGKLDLDKQQLNALGLNTVLETYESSKGIDFSMQNASTLIENLIFSFFDAINK, from the coding sequence ATGAATGTATTGGTAATCCCAGATAAGTTTAAAGGGTCACTCACGGCTAAAGAAGTAATCAAATCAATTACAGCCGGTATCGCAAAGGCTTTTTCTTCTGCCAAGATACATTCCCTAGTTGCTTCTGATGGTGGTGATGGGTTTTTAGATGCCGTATCCGGTAATAAAGTTATTGCCAAAATGTGGGTAGATACCGTGGATCCGTTGATGCGACCCATTAAGGCAATGTATCTGTTAGATTCAAAAAGTAAGTCCGCTTATATAGAAATGGCAAGAGCTTCGGGATTGGAACTTTTGACCGTACAAGAGCGTAATGCAATGCGAACTACGACATTTGGAACAGGAATACAGATCAAGGATGCCATTCAAAAAGGAGCTCGGCGTATTTATTTAGGTCTTGGTGGGAGCGCAACAAATGACGGTGGTATAGGTTTGGCCAAAGCTTTGGGATATTCGTTTCTAGATAATCTGGGAAATACCTTAGAGCCAATAGGCAGCAACCTGATTAAAATTGCCAAAATAGAAAAAGGTTCCTCTTATGACACATTGAACAATATAGCTTTTTTTGCCGTGAACGATGTAGACAACCCTTTGTTCGGGGAACATGGTGCTGCATATGTGTACGGCCCACAAAAGGGTGTTGATAGGAAACAGGTACAAATTTTGGATGATGGGCTCGTAAATCTTCATAAAAGGGCAAAAGAACAATTGGGGCATGATAATGCTCATTTACCCGGTTCTGGTGCGGCAGGTGGGACTGCGTACGGATTGAAAACTTTTTTTGATGCCGATTATATCAGTGGAATAGACTTTATATTAAAACTTGGAAAAGTACCCGATTTTTTAGAAAAGAATAAAGTAGATTTTATCATTACAGGTGAAGGAAAAATTGATGCGCAAACTATTAACGGAAAACTGGTAAAGGGAGTGTTGGGTCTCGGTAAAACGTATGGCGTTCCTGTTATTGCGGTTTGTGGAAAGTTGGATCTTGATAAGCAACAATTGAATGCATTAGGGTTGAATACGGTTCTAGAAACGTATGAATCGTCCAAAGGCATAGATTTTAGCATGCAGAACGCAAGTACATTAATTGAAAATTTGATTTTTTCTTTCTTTGATGCTATTAATAAATAG
- a CDS encoding GntP family permease: protein MELLFLLFAVFAIIILTTKLKVHAFLALFIISISYGLFVGMPYADIITSINEGFGGTLGKIGLIIVLGVVIGAFLENTGGALAIAEKVLKIIGKKRVPTAMGIIGYIVSIPVFADSGFLLLHPLNKGLSKKAKISLAGSATALGIGLLASHTMVPPTPGPIAAAGILGADLGLVIAFGFPISIIALLAALVFANTYASKTYIDPDTDGTLNVENKIENRPSAIKSSIPILVPIVLIILKSSLKLERTDSNAKIIDMVDFLGEPVIALLIGVFLCLLLPKRLNYDMLSSTGWVGKAIKDAASIILITGTGGIFGKILQNSGIAETLGNILTDYNIGIFLPFVLAAALKTAQGSSTVALITAASIIMPMMPSLGFDSEIQKALVVVAIGAGSAVVSHANDSFFWVVTQMSGMNVKTGYRLFSLATAVLGFAGIISVFVLYAIWS, encoded by the coding sequence ATGGAATTACTTTTTTTGCTCTTTGCGGTTTTTGCTATTATCATTTTGACGACAAAATTAAAGGTGCATGCGTTTTTAGCTCTTTTTATCATATCCATTTCATATGGTCTTTTTGTGGGAATGCCCTATGCCGATATCATAACTTCTATAAACGAGGGTTTTGGGGGGACACTGGGTAAAATAGGGTTGATTATAGTTCTTGGGGTCGTTATAGGGGCTTTTCTGGAAAATACGGGAGGCGCCTTGGCCATAGCGGAAAAAGTATTGAAAATTATCGGGAAAAAACGTGTTCCCACGGCTATGGGCATTATAGGTTATATTGTTTCAATACCGGTATTTGCCGATAGCGGTTTTTTGTTGTTGCACCCTTTGAACAAAGGGCTGTCAAAAAAAGCAAAAATATCCTTGGCTGGTTCGGCCACTGCCTTGGGAATAGGTTTGTTGGCATCCCACACTATGGTTCCGCCCACTCCTGGGCCAATAGCTGCCGCTGGAATTTTGGGGGCGGATTTGGGTTTGGTCATTGCTTTTGGATTCCCCATAAGTATCATTGCCTTGCTAGCTGCTCTGGTCTTTGCGAATACTTATGCATCAAAAACGTACATTGACCCGGATACTGATGGTACCTTGAATGTTGAAAATAAGATTGAAAATCGGCCCAGTGCCATAAAATCCTCTATTCCAATACTAGTGCCCATAGTGTTGATTATCCTAAAATCCTCTTTAAAATTGGAAAGAACGGACTCCAACGCTAAAATTATAGATATGGTCGATTTTTTGGGTGAACCCGTAATTGCACTACTGATAGGGGTGTTCCTATGTTTGCTATTGCCAAAAAGACTTAATTATGATATGTTGTCTTCAACGGGTTGGGTCGGCAAGGCCATTAAAGACGCGGCATCCATCATACTAATTACCGGTACTGGGGGTATTTTCGGAAAAATACTGCAAAATTCGGGAATAGCGGAAACCTTGGGGAACATCCTGACCGATTATAATATTGGGATTTTCCTGCCCTTTGTCTTAGCGGCAGCCTTAAAAACAGCTCAAGGTTCTTCGACGGTTGCCTTGATTACGGCAGCATCTATCATTATGCCCATGATGCCCTCTTTGGGTTTTGATTCCGAAATACAAAAAGCCTTGGTCGTGGTTGCCATTGGTGCCGGATCCGCTGTGGTGTCCCATGCCAATGATAGTTTCTTTTGGGTGGTCACACAAATGAGCGGGATGAACGTAAAAACGGGGTATAGGCTTTTTAGCCTGGCCACTGCGGTACTTGGTTTCGCTGGTATCATATCGGTTTTTGTCTTATATGCCATATGGTCTTAG
- the arfB gene encoding alternative ribosome rescue aminoacyl-tRNA hydrolase ArfB — translation MFKIFLLDKQSIIQELQFKAVRSSGSGGQHANKVSTKVELVFDVANSKALTFSEKQRIYLRLKNRLTKANILVLQCDESRSQHKNKDLVIKRFLDTIEKALKVKKKRKRSQPTKSAIEKRLKSKKKTAEKKANRSKPNH, via the coding sequence TTGTTCAAAATATTTTTATTGGACAAACAATCCATCATACAAGAACTTCAATTTAAAGCGGTACGCAGTAGTGGGTCAGGAGGACAGCACGCCAACAAAGTATCTACCAAAGTAGAACTTGTTTTTGACGTTGCCAACTCCAAAGCACTGACTTTTAGCGAGAAACAACGCATTTATTTAAGGTTGAAGAACAGGCTTACCAAAGCAAATATATTGGTGCTTCAGTGTGACGAAAGCAGAAGTCAACACAAAAACAAAGATTTGGTCATCAAACGCTTTTTAGATACTATAGAAAAGGCACTAAAAGTTAAAAAGAAACGTAAAAGGTCGCAGCCCACAAAATCTGCCATTGAAAAGCGGCTCAAATCCAAAAAAAAGACAGCCGAAAAGAAGGCAAACCGCAGTAAGCCAAACCATTAA
- a CDS encoding ABC transporter ATP-binding protein — protein sequence MLQLDHVSFAYDEAPVLEDINLKVQKGEHISVIGESGCGKSTLLKIIYGLLHIKVGEVYWGERQIMGPLYNLIPGEPYMKYLAQDFDLMPYTTVEENISEFLSVFYPKKLKKRTKELLEMIEMEAFAKTKVQYLSGGQQQRVALARVLAQKPELLLLDEPFGHIDNFRKNSLRRNLFDYLKKRNIACVTATHDHNDILPYADRVIVLQDRKIIANKPTVDLYNDPKELYIASLFGEANKVPVNIVKSYADTKRRIIVYAHEFKVSEKSGMEVVVKKSYYKGSHYLVVGDYENQEVYFNHHTPLEKGAAVFLNVSIETLNKRLQQ from the coding sequence ATGCTTCAGTTAGACCACGTTTCTTTCGCTTACGATGAAGCTCCCGTATTGGAAGACATCAATCTTAAAGTACAAAAGGGAGAGCATATCTCGGTGATTGGCGAAAGTGGCTGCGGAAAAAGCACCCTTTTGAAAATAATATATGGACTTCTGCATATTAAAGTAGGTGAAGTGTACTGGGGCGAAAGACAGATTATGGGGCCTTTGTACAATTTGATACCCGGCGAGCCCTATATGAAATACCTTGCCCAGGATTTTGATTTGATGCCCTATACCACGGTAGAAGAGAACATAAGTGAATTCTTGTCTGTTTTTTATCCTAAAAAGCTAAAAAAAAGAACAAAAGAATTATTGGAAATGATCGAGATGGAAGCTTTCGCCAAAACAAAGGTGCAATACTTGAGCGGTGGCCAACAACAGCGTGTAGCCTTGGCACGGGTACTGGCTCAAAAACCTGAACTTTTGTTGCTGGACGAGCCTTTTGGGCATATCGATAATTTTAGAAAAAACAGTCTTAGGAGAAATCTCTTTGATTATCTTAAAAAAAGAAATATCGCCTGTGTTACGGCTACGCACGACCATAATGATATTTTGCCCTATGCGGACAGGGTCATTGTGTTACAAGACCGCAAAATAATCGCCAATAAGCCGACCGTAGACCTTTATAACGACCCTAAAGAGCTATACATAGCATCCCTTTTTGGGGAAGCGAACAAGGTACCGGTGAACATCGTTAAATCATATGCCGATACCAAACGACGAATCATAGTGTATGCACATGAGTTCAAGGTATCCGAAAAATCCGGAATGGAAGTCGTTGTAAAAAAATCGTACTACAAAGGGAGCCATTATTTGGTCGTAGGCGATTATGAAAATCAAGAAGTCTACTTTAATCACCACACACCACTAGAAAAAGGCGCAGCGGTGTTTTTGAATGTATCTATCGAGACATTGAACAAACGGTTACAGCAATAA
- a CDS encoding prolyl oligopeptidase family serine peptidase produces MKKLLLMTLACCTFLACKTETKKDPIVVNYPNTVKVDTIDTYFGTEVKDPFRWLEDDRSPETEAWVKEQNKTTFGYLEKIPFRDDLKNRLEKLWNYEKLGSPFKEGDYTYFYKNDGLQNQYVVYRTKDDGEAEVFLDPNTFSDDGTTSLAGLSFTKDGSLAAYLISEGGSDWRKAIVMNAKTKEIVEDTLVDIKFSGISWKGNDGFYYSSYDKPEGSELSAKTDQHKIYYHKVGTPQEEDELVYGGRPSEKHRYLGARLTEDNRYLIISARISTYGNKLFIKDLEDPNGLLIPILDDTESSSYIIENVGSKLYIVTDRNAPNMKIVTVDASNPTPDNWVDFIPETENVLSPSTGGGYFFAEYMVDAISKVYQYDYDGKLVREVKLPGVGSAGGFGGKKEDKEFYFSFTNYNTPGSSYKYNVETGEYEQYWKPEIDFNPADYESTQIFYTSKDGTKVPMIITHKKGLELNGKNPTILYGYGGFNVSLTPSFSIINAVWMEQGGVYAVPNLRGGGEYGKEWHDAGIKTKKQNVFDDFIAAAEYLIENKYTSPDYLAIRGGSNGGLLVGATMTQRPELMKVALPAVGVMDMLRYHTFTAGAGWAYDYGTAEDNAEMFNYLKGYSPVHNVKEGVAYPATLVTTGDHDDRVVPAHSFKFAAELQEKQAGDNPTLIRIETNAGHGAGTPVSKTIEQYADIFGFTFFNMGYEQLPNQEVLKEFKE; encoded by the coding sequence ATGAAAAAACTACTTTTAATGACCCTTGCATGTTGCACCTTCTTGGCATGCAAGACAGAAACCAAAAAAGACCCTATCGTTGTGAACTACCCTAATACCGTAAAAGTCGATACCATCGACACCTATTTTGGAACCGAAGTCAAAGACCCTTTTCGCTGGTTGGAAGATGATAGAAGCCCAGAAACCGAAGCTTGGGTGAAAGAACAGAACAAAACCACATTCGGTTATCTGGAAAAAATACCTTTTCGGGACGATTTAAAAAATAGATTGGAAAAGTTATGGAACTATGAGAAGCTTGGTTCCCCGTTCAAAGAGGGCGACTACACTTATTTTTATAAAAATGACGGACTGCAAAATCAATACGTAGTATATAGAACTAAAGATGATGGTGAAGCAGAAGTCTTTCTTGACCCCAACACTTTCTCCGACGACGGCACCACATCTTTGGCGGGACTCAGCTTTACAAAAGATGGCTCTTTAGCAGCTTATCTAATATCAGAGGGTGGTAGCGATTGGCGCAAGGCTATTGTAATGAATGCAAAAACCAAGGAAATTGTTGAGGATACCTTAGTAGATATCAAGTTCAGTGGTATTTCATGGAAAGGCAATGATGGTTTCTACTACTCCAGTTATGACAAACCTGAAGGGAGCGAGCTATCCGCAAAAACAGACCAACATAAAATTTATTATCACAAAGTAGGCACACCTCAAGAAGAAGATGAGCTTGTATATGGTGGCAGACCATCGGAAAAACATAGATATCTTGGAGCTAGACTGACCGAAGACAACAGGTACCTTATTATTTCGGCAAGGATTTCAACCTACGGAAACAAACTTTTTATCAAAGACCTAGAGGACCCTAATGGTTTGCTCATCCCAATATTGGATGATACGGAATCCTCTAGCTATATCATTGAAAACGTTGGGTCTAAACTTTATATCGTCACAGATCGCAATGCACCCAACATGAAAATAGTCACGGTCGACGCATCTAACCCTACACCCGACAATTGGGTAGATTTTATTCCTGAAACCGAAAATGTATTGAGCCCAAGCACCGGTGGCGGCTATTTCTTCGCTGAGTATATGGTCGATGCCATCTCAAAAGTATATCAATATGATTACGATGGCAAATTGGTCCGGGAAGTAAAGTTGCCTGGAGTAGGTAGTGCCGGTGGCTTTGGAGGAAAAAAAGAGGACAAGGAGTTTTACTTTTCCTTTACCAATTACAATACACCGGGGTCGTCCTACAAATATAATGTGGAAACCGGTGAGTACGAACAGTATTGGAAACCGGAAATAGATTTCAATCCGGCTGACTATGAGTCAACCCAAATATTCTACACATCCAAGGATGGCACTAAGGTTCCCATGATCATTACCCATAAAAAAGGATTGGAACTCAATGGAAAAAATCCCACAATTTTATATGGATATGGAGGGTTTAATGTTAGCCTAACCCCATCTTTTAGCATTATAAACGCTGTTTGGATGGAACAAGGTGGTGTGTATGCCGTACCCAACCTGCGTGGCGGAGGGGAATATGGCAAAGAATGGCATGATGCGGGCATAAAAACAAAAAAACAAAATGTATTCGATGATTTTATCGCGGCCGCTGAATATCTTATCGAAAATAAATACACCTCACCCGATTATTTAGCCATTCGTGGCGGTTCAAATGGTGGGCTCCTCGTTGGGGCGACCATGACGCAAAGACCTGAACTTATGAAGGTAGCCTTGCCCGCCGTTGGTGTTATGGATATGTTGAGATACCATACTTTTACGGCAGGTGCCGGTTGGGCATATGATTACGGAACGGCAGAAGACAATGCCGAAATGTTCAATTACCTTAAAGGATATTCCCCGGTTCATAATGTCAAGGAAGGTGTGGCCTATCCTGCAACCCTAGTGACCACAGGCGATCATGACGACAGGGTGGTACCCGCACACAGTTTTAAGTTTGCCGCCGAACTTCAGGAAAAACAGGCCGGGGATAACCCAACCTTGATACGTATTGAAACCAATGCGGGCCATGGTGCCGGTACACCCGTGAGCAAAACCATTGAACAGTATGCGGATATCTTCGGGTTCACCTTTTTCAACATGGGATATGAACAACTTCCCAACCAAGAGGTCTTGAAAGAATTTAAGGAATAG
- a CDS encoding aspartate-semialdehyde dehydrogenase translates to MKVAVVGATGMVGEVMLKVLSERNFPVTHLILVASERSVGKKITYKGKEHTIIGLADAVTAKPDIAIFSAGGDTSLEWAPRFAEIGTTVIDNSSAWRMDPTKKLVVPEINAHKLKQEDKIIANPNCSTIQLVMALAPLHKKYKMKRVVISTYQSVSGTGVKAVQQLENEIAGIKGEMAYPYPISRNALPHCDVFLDNGYTKEEMKLAREPQKILDDRTFSISATAVRIPTAGGHSESVNVEFNTDFQLNEVRRILNDTPGVTVQDNPDTNTYPMPIYAHDKDEVFVGRIRRDESQRNTLNMWIVSDNLRKGAATNAVQIAEYLVAYNLV, encoded by the coding sequence ATGAAAGTAGCAGTTGTAGGTGCCACGGGAATGGTGGGCGAAGTAATGTTGAAAGTATTGTCAGAACGAAATTTCCCCGTTACGCATTTGATATTGGTGGCTTCCGAACGTTCAGTAGGCAAAAAAATAACGTACAAAGGCAAAGAACACACCATAATAGGTTTGGCAGATGCCGTAACAGCAAAACCAGATATCGCTATTTTCTCAGCAGGTGGTGACACGTCCTTGGAGTGGGCTCCTAGATTTGCTGAAATAGGTACAACGGTAATCGATAATTCTTCTGCATGGCGAATGGACCCCACAAAAAAATTGGTGGTTCCGGAAATCAACGCCCATAAACTCAAGCAAGAAGATAAGATCATTGCCAACCCCAATTGCTCCACCATACAGTTGGTCATGGCCTTGGCTCCTCTACATAAAAAATATAAAATGAAACGCGTGGTTATTTCAACCTATCAATCCGTTTCGGGAACAGGCGTAAAAGCGGTACAACAGTTGGAAAATGAAATCGCCGGTATCAAAGGTGAAATGGCCTACCCATATCCCATTAGTAGAAATGCTTTACCGCATTGCGATGTTTTTTTGGATAATGGCTATACAAAAGAAGAAATGAAACTGGCCCGTGAGCCACAAAAAATATTGGATGACCGCACTTTTTCCATAAGTGCTACCGCAGTGCGTATTCCAACTGCCGGAGGGCATTCAGAATCGGTAAATGTTGAATTCAACACCGATTTTCAATTAAACGAAGTCCGTCGAATCTTAAACGATACTCCCGGCGTTACCGTTCAGGACAATCCGGACACCAATACCTATCCCATGCCTATTTATGCGCATGATAAAGACGAGGTTTTTGTAGGCCGCATACGAAGGGACGAGAGCCAACGCAACACATTGAATATGTGGATAGTTTCCGACAATCTAAGAAAAGGTGCCGCAACCAATGCAGTACAAATTGCTGAGTATTTAGTGGCATATAACCTCGTATAG